A window of the Lolium perenne isolate Kyuss_39 chromosome 7, Kyuss_2.0, whole genome shotgun sequence genome harbors these coding sequences:
- the LOC127301648 gene encoding uncharacterized protein: MVSWGDGEDSSSEQSSLGTDSVNTTYDSDFCGLADEGGSTVTCKHGVVAARFVAFDGCWTGRRFLGCAGHDGEPACDFLLWVDGEWPPALRKSLAKLWDLYGQEKQGRVNDALDNMEKRFKLKDEIEKMHIDLRNAQEEMKKIVEEKQVILALKAQAEQGLIDARAELEQKKALDASSSNMHKCMRIKAEKERDQLKEEKRKLEYIIGDLFKLKESTRAKLKKIMEMCDE, encoded by the exons ATGGTTTCGTGGGGCGACGGCGAGGATTCCTCTTCAGAGCAGAGCTCCCTCGGCACTGAT AGTGTCAACACTACCTACGACTCTGATTTCTGCGGTTTAGCTGATGAGGGTGGCAGTACTGTGACTTGCAAGCATGGTGTTGTAGCTGCTCGATTTGTAGCATTTGATGGTTGCTGGACAGGGAGGAGGTTCTTAGGGTGTGCAGGACATGATGGAGAACCAGCTTGTGATTTTCTTCTTTGGGTAGATGGTGAGTGGCCACCTGCACTTCGGAAATCATTGGCAAAGTTGTGGGATTTGTATGGACAAGAGAAGCAAGGCAGGGTTAATGATGCTCTGGACAACATGGAGAAGAGGTTTAAGCTCAAAGATGAGATTGAGAAGATGCACATTGATCTGAGGAATGCtcaagaagagatgaagaaaatTGTGGAGGAGAAGCAGGTGATACTTGCCTTGAAGGCCCAAGCTGAGCAAGGATTGATTGATGCTAGGGCAGAGTTAGAGCAGAAGAAGGCACTGGATGCATCTAGCAGCAATATGCACAAATGCATGAGAATTAAAGCAGAGAAGGAGAGAGATCAGTTGAAAGAAGAGAAGAGAAAGCTTGAGTACATAATTGGGGATTTATTTAAGCTCAAGGAATCCACCAGGGCAAAGCTGAAGAAGATCATGGAGATGTGTGATGAGTAG